A stretch of DNA from Lodderomyces elongisporus chromosome 4, complete sequence:
CAAAGCAACTACAGCAATCACATCAAGCGGAACAACCCAAAAGCTCATTAGCACCTTAGTCTCTTGGTAATACCTATAcagacaaaagaagaataaaagtatatatatatatatatatacacgtATACATCACAACACCACAACACCACAACACCACAACACCACAACACCACAACACCACAACACCACAACACCACAACACCACAACAccacaccaccagacatatacacatacgTCAAGGGGAAGACATCAATCGCTTGAACGTCTCCACAGCACGGGAAATATCAAATACCAATATTGTTCGACGTGCCTGCTACTATTATGACCAGAAACACTTCTACAATCAGTGTTAAGGTGGTTGCTGCAGAGTCACTCTACAAAAGAGATGTTTTTAGACAGCCAGACCCCTTTGCAGTCATCACTGTTGATGGATCACAGACAAAGACTACAAAGACAGCGAAAAAGACATTAAACCCATATTGGAATGAAACCTTCAACTTCCAGGCATTGGAAGACTCAATACTCGTTATCCAAGTATTTGATCAGAAAAAGtttaaaaagaaggacCAAGGATTCCTTGGTGTTGTCAATATCAGAATTGGAGATGTCATCAACTTTGGCTTGAATAGCTCAGAAGAAACCATTACGAGGGATTTAAAGAAACTGATGGAAAATGTAGCAATTAGTGGGAAAATAATAGTAGTTATATCCCACAACAGTGGAAGTGGCAGTAACagtggaaatggaaatggacaTAGCTCTAGTAGAGCTGCTTCTTCAAGTACAGCATCGCACAGTGCTAGTAATGGCCGCAGATCGCTTCCTCCTGCCTCTTCAACGACAACTTCCACCTCCTCGACTGTTGCGgtaggaggaggaggaggaggagcaTCAACTGCAACAAATGGTACCGCATCAGCTACCGGTACAGGAACTTCTAATGGCCATGCTCATGGCAGCGCACCATCTGCTGCTGATCCAGGCTCGACAGCAACTGCAGCAGCACATAGACAATATTCGTCATTTGAAGACCAGTATGGTAGATTACCTCCAGGATGGGAAAGAAGAACTGATAACTTTGGAAGAACTTATTATGTTGACCACAATTCAAGAACCACTACGTGGCAAAGACCGGCATTGGACCAAAGTGAAACTGAAAGAGGCCAACAGAGACAAGACACCACAGAGGCAGAGAGAAGACAGCATCGTGGTAGAACATTGCCCGGAGAACAACCAAGCACCCCAGGTGGATCATCTGTGACTAGCGGCAATGTCACTGTGAATGCTACAGGTGCTAATAGTCCTGTTAACCCAGCAGCCGCTGTGTCAATGGCAGCATCGGGCGCAACTACTTCTGGTTTAGGTGAATTGCCATCAGGATGGGAGCAACGATTCACTAATGAAGGAAGACCTTATTTTGTTGACCACAATACTAGAACCACGACATGGGTTGATCCAAGAAGACAGCAATATATACGTACTTTTGGCCCCAACACCACGATCCAGCAACAGCCAGTGAGTCAATTGGGACCTTTACCTTCTGGTTGGGAAATGAGATTGACAAACACTGCAAGAGTTTATTTCGTTGATCATAATACGAAAACAACCACTTGGGACGATCCTAGATTGCCTTCTTCGTTGGACCAAAATGTACCACAGTATAAGCGTGATTTTAGAAGGAAAGTTATATACTTCCGTTCACAACCTGCATTGAGAATCTTGCCTGGTCAATGTCATATCAAGGTGAGAAGAGACCATATATTTGAGGATAGTTACCAAGAGATTATGAGACAAACACCAGAagatttgaagaagagacTCATGATCAAATTCGATGGTGAAGAAGGTTTGGATTACGGTGGAGTTTCACGtgaattctttttccttctatCCCACGATATGTTTAATCCattttattgtttgtttgagTACAGTTCCCACGATAACTATACTTTACAAATCAACCCCAACTCCGGTATCAATCCTGAGCATTTGAACTACTTTAAATTCATTGGCCGTGTTGTTGGATTGGGTGTTTTCCACAGACGTTTCCTTGATGCATTCTTTGTTGGTGCATTGTACAAGATGATGCTACATAAAAAACCAATGCTTCAAGATATGGAAGGTGTGGATGCAGAGTTTTACAGATCTTTGAAGTGGATTTTGGACAATGACATAACAGACATTTTGGATCTTACGTTTAGCactgaagaagagaaatttGGTGAAAGAGTGGAAgttgacctcaaacctaaTGGTAAAGATATTGAAGTTACCGAGGATAACAAGCAGGAGTATGTCGAATTGATCACCGAGTGGAGAATCAGTAAGCGTGTTGAAGAGCAGTTCCGTGCATTCATTGATGGATTCAATGAACTCATTCCACAGGACCTTGTGAATGTTTTTGATGAGCGAGAATTGGAATTGCTCATTGGTGGTTTAGCCGAAATTGATGTTGAGGATTGGAAGAAACATACAGATTATAGAGGATACCAAGAATCAGACCAAGTAATACAGTGGTTCTGGAAATGTATTAATGAATGGGACTCGGAACAAAAAGCCAGATTATTACAATTCACCACTGGTACTTCGCGTATACCAGTGAATGGTTTCAAGGATTTGCAAGGTAGTGATGGTCCCAGAAGATTCACAATCGAAAAGGCAGGAGAGCCTAATCAATTGCCAAAGAGTCATACATGTTTCAATAGAGTTGATTTACCGCCATATGCTGACTATGCAAGTTTAAAGCAAAAGTTGAGTTTGGCAGTCGAGGAAACTGTTGGATTTGGACAAGAGTAAGATGGTATTTGTTCAgattttcattttaaattatgtttcttcttttttttttgaatatttATTTGAAGTATTGATTGCATGTATTTCAGTATtttatattaaaaaaaaagagtggTAATGTTTTACCGTTTGCAACCTACAgtttatatatttctttacAAATAAATGTTTGAGTTATTTTTAgtaaaaccaaaagaagtaaaagaatCATAGCAAAAATTGGATGGGCAttcgaaaagaaaaacgtTCAAgttttgattatttttttagttatttttgaaaatgctGATAAGGCATGACCTACAGTACTATACAGAAACTAACACCTTGACAATGTGTTTAATTTAATTGGCGTCTTTTTAAAGTCAAGCCCCCCCCCCCTGGAATAATCTAcatttggttttaataatgaaaaaaagaagtcaAATTAAAGTAATACGTTTGGTAGTAGTTCGAATGCTCAAGAAGCTAGATACAAATGTGCCATATTTCAATAGACGCTTAATCATTTTTCGTCCtggaacgaaaaaaaagtactGGTCGAAAAGAATGCTTTATACGTGAATTTAATTTCTTTCAAGTGTACCATTCGTCTACCTTATTTCATCTCTTATTTTgtgttgttattgctgttgttgctctttattattttcaatgttattttcaatgttattttcaatgttatttttcttcttctttttgtattttaaCTTGGTTGTATTTATCTGCAACGGCTTCTCTCACAGAAACAGAATGTGCCCACTTTGCAAAAATGCCGAAAATCCGAATATGTTCACGTTCCGCGGAAAAAGATTACCCCACACACGAAAAATAAACATAGAGGGAAGTATATCATCACAATTGGATTTACAATTGGATTTATAGATGGTATaaaaattgtatatatgtttatctgtatatgtatatgaccgtattttatttcaaaccTAAGcacatcaaaatcatttaAAGGCATCATATCTTGTCAAGttattttatttgaaatttttttttattgttatttctttttgaaaataataatatcaGGTTTATATCTGACTCATTTCAGAAGTTTAAAGTTGAAGGAAataggcaaaaaaaggagataCGATTTGTGCAAGAAGACAAATTTTAGGCCATAGACAAAACTTTGAACCTTGTATTatccttttcaaaaaataagaGCAACTGTCTTTTGGATCAAATTGCAATCTAGTGTTCTAGgtttcaaattttcaaatttttcaagttttcatttcattttcttttttcttatttagAAGCTAACTACTATTTTGCCAAAATTATGACCAGAGAATTTAGTCCTATACTTGTTGCCTCAGATGCATCAAACGAAAgtgaagaaggaaagaattCAGCTACAGTTTCGAACACGTCTACCCAAACTTCATCAGTGCAGAAAGCAATCAATACAATAGATGAAGATCATCTGCCCATCCATGACATGCTCGAGCTCCAGCTTGCATCCTTCCCACTCTACAAAACTCACCAAGACGAACATAAACTTTTTAGTGCAGAAAATCCCGAGGTCAATAATATCAAGGAAAGATTATTTCCTCACTTGACTGGGCTAACGCTTTTTGGTAAAGacaaaattgaatataGATCGCCCACATTGTACTTTATCAGTGATGAGTATTTGACCAATCCGCCAAATGAAATACAAGGCGCACCCTCCACCATTGAATCCAATGGATCCACCCCTGAGTCTACGTCCTCGCGTCCACAATCGAATTTTTCTATTACGTATCTTCACTTGGGAGACCAACTCTCTGGTCACAGGGGGATAATCCATGGTGGATTATTAGCTACACTTCTTGATGAGATCACGTGCCGTTTGGCATTCTTAAGCTTCCCCAGTAGAAGAGGAGTTACGGCCAACTTGAACATCAATTACAAGAAACCCACATTGGTTAATAATTGGATATGTATCAAATGTCAAGTTGTCAAAAAGCAAGGGAGAAAGTGTTGGGTCAAAGGTGAGGtatttggtgttgatgagaaaacaaaagagttGAATGAAGAGGATATAAGGTGCTGGTGTGAGATTTTGATTGTTGAACCAAGATGGGTAGAGGAGTTGAAAAACGGAGAGGGAAACTAAAGTGTAAGAGATTAGAAGCGAAAAGTGGAGTTCAAGCACCAAGTGGGACTCGTGTCCtatattatttatattttctaTACAGAACATGCAATCAcagtttatataaactttGCTCTAATTCATTCTCGTACTCTTCAAAATACACTATTTTGAGCCATTGATTTTGCTACTATGAAGTGCTCCAATagtcctttctttcttttttcgtctttttttttgttatatatatatatatatatatatatatatatcctGATGTATGACAGGCTTGAATTCCTTTCTAATTGGTCAAACtgttcaaattgttgaaggtattcaaatttgaattCAATGTTCGcaattcaacaacaattgtaTCCATTTTCTTCACAACGACAATGAGTCCAACAAACACCAATACTAGTGCTGCCAAGTAATCATTTTGAAGAATTCCTAAACTATTGGTAGATCTTGTAGTCATATTTGTATAAGTAAGGTTGTGGCcctttatatttataatatttttatcttttgtttcttaatCAAGactgttgaaaaaaaaaactgtcAGAAGGAGATAAATTGTGATTTTCAGACAACGACTTTAatccatatatatatatatagatgtAGATATTCATTTCTGTAGTACATGTAGTATTCTATACTCTTTTGTATTAAAAGTTTAATGTATATCCTAATGGAAGTTTCGGGGATGGGATGTGGGGAAGTAATGTGTCGGAGATAATGGGTGCAAAAATATGATGGTTATCTGAATGTTCtatacttgaaaaaaaacaaaagggaaaggaaaaataataaagagaaagaaaaaattaaataaaagaaaaaaagtttcaCGTGCACTCCCCTCCAAgttcttcaaatttttttccatcttgGGTAATGACCATTATCGTCTATATGCAACAAGAAATGATTTGCAATGTCCTTGATCCCTAATGAACTTCTAAAAAAACTCATTATTTTCACAATCTTGTTCTTGAATAACTTATTCCCCCTTTTCTTACTTtcgcacacacacacacacacactctctctctctctctctctctctctctctttcactTACTGCTAGCTTCTACAATTATTATCACCGATATCAACCCCGTCTCCCTTTTTAATTCCTCTAACTGTTATAATGAATCAGTTCCCTTCGATTTGCTCTGCCCAATCTCCAACTTTGCACTTTTGGCACCAAATTGGATAGCTCGTTTCAACTCCTGTGATACCCAGGACATACCCAACTCTTCAGCCAACTTTCTCAAGATATATTTTCTAATTGGCACAAGCCTgtttttgccctttttgtcttttgcaAACGAATATTTAAATTTCATATTCGGAGGTATTGTGGAAATCACCCAACTGATGAAATCTTCATCCAAGTACGGGTATCGCAATTCTTTGCCCCAGCAGCTCATTACTCGATCATCTCGTCCCAAATTTCTTTGGTGGATAATTTCAATATCATAATTTAATGACTCCGCTAGCTCTATGTAGTTAGATTCATCACCAGAGATATTGTCAacattgatgttgttgaaaataCCTTCGTGCCTCGAGTATCCTGCAAATAATTCATCAGCTCCAAGACCGCTGAACATCACTTTGGCCGAAGAAAGATACTTTTCCTGCTTGATGGTATACTTCTCCTGATTATTGACAAATTCTTCCCAACTGACGTTGTCATTAGCAAGGCATTTAGCACTTGTGAGGTCAGGTAGGATTGATGaggcaaaataaaatgcaATCGCAATAGACAAATCCATCTCTGTATTGCACGGATACATTAACTCCTTAACTCTACTCTTATGTGATAGCCAGCTCTGGTAATCGACATTGATCTCAACCAAGTTGATCTTGAGTTTAGGGAACATGTGGCATAAATGAAACCACGACTTTATTGCCAATTTCCGATCAGGACCAGAGTCTGCAGCTTGTAAAGTCCGAGGATTTTCAAATCCTACAGTGAGCAAATCTAGCGATGTGTGGCCATTACTATTGTTGATAAGTTCACATATGAGTCTTGCTACAATTGTGCAGTCTAACCCGCCACTAAAAAGCACTGCAAGAGCACTTTCGTTTGGTAAATGTGTAAGTGGATGGATAGAATCTTGACGAATCTTGGTTGCTGCCCTCAACTGTTTCTTCAACTCTGCAAGGACAACTCGCTCATCCGGTAATTCAAAAGTTGGTCTAGCTACTTCTTTTAACTTATGACTAATCAATCCTTTAGAATTGTGAGCCAAACTGTATTCATAAATCTCATTTTTGCATTCTAGAAATCCAATCCCTGAATTAGAACTAATAATTATCTCTATACCCTCTTTctcgttttcttcttcctgctgttgttgttgttgttgttgttgttgttgttgttgttgcccCTCCTTGATTCTATTACTGTCGTAACTCACCTTATAACAAAGCGACCTCTTCCCAATCGGATCTCTACCAAAATAAACTCTGCATTCACGTAAATCCACCAATATAATAGCCCATTCGCCACTCAACTCCTTTAGCGTGTTTAGTATAGCAGATTTTCTGTCCTTATTACTTTTTATCTTTGAATGCAACAAGTCGATAATATATTGTGTATCGTTTGTTTCTAAGCACTCGGAATTGTACAATTCTCCATTAAATTGAAGTACAAACTCGTCTTTGAAAATGGGCTGTTTGGTGAAGGGTTGTCGAAGAGATAATATAGCtgaaaaagattgaaaataatagtTGTCATCAATTTTGAATTGAGTGTAGTTTAAATAGTTTGGTCCTCGATTAGAGGTTTTGTATATAAGCGATTCCATCTCCTTGTCTTCTCGatcctccttttcttctttgtttttcgaCCCATGCTTGTTGACGTCtgtgtggtggtggtttttGTCGTCGTAGTTGTCCTCGTCCTCTCTTGAAATATCATCTATTTGGTCTTGTATATTTCTTACTTGATCCTCTTTTACCTCCTGCAGAAGCTTAACATTATTTTTAACTTTTGCTAATTGTTTGGTTAGATCTCGGAGCTCGTCGAGACTGTTGAGTTTGCGGACTTGTTGTGGTGACAAGGGACGTAACTTTTCACCTTGTTGCAAAAACGTTTTGATGACATCGGGATCTGTTGTATCCCATATCTCGCTAGAAAGGTCTGAACTACCTTGCAGAGTTTGTATTGGCTGTGGTATACATAATGGTTTCTTTATAGGCTCTTTAGAGACTCGTAGCAAGATTCCACACATTTGCAAGGGTAACTGATCCTAATAAAACTAGAGCTCCATCGAAGATGCAAAACGTACGCACAAAATTTTGAACtcaaatatgtatatgtatatacatgtatatatatatatatataatttttttttcaaaacacaCACGAAAAGCTACCAGATATGCACAAACTAAACCAGTTGCAAAAATAGAGAGCATTTACACATTTGTGTATTTATACATTTATACACAAATGTGTGGAAAAagtatatattttataaaTTTGTAGATATTGGGaacttcatttttcttttgtcgATGATGAACAAGACAGAATTCCACATTTGAAAATTAGcaactttgtttttttctttgttttttcctttgttttttcctttgttttttttcctcttcttggtagttattttattttcaattagCTTTTTAGCcttccctcttttttttttttttaatttcaaagAATCTAACATATTAGTTAGTCTACCTTCGGGTTGATCAAAGTTTTAGAGTTATTATTTATATCAACCAATGTGAtcttgttcaatttgattCCAAAGTTGAGCAGCTGAATTAGTAATTTAACTTGGTTTGTTATATCAAACGACATGCTCAAAATAGGGTGGATCCATAAAGTTATCAGCGTCATTGACTTTCTCCGAGTATATGTATAGCCACATACGTTGATATTCAATGCAATATGAGGAACATTATTtaaaattgaatttttgcaacatttcataaacaaataaagacCTAACTCTGCATTAGTAATGGTTCTTCCGTGTAGAAGCTTCAATTTCACCAAATACCCGTTGTGGAACAGATTATAATTAGGTACTAAGCTCGTCCTCATAATGAATACTTTTTCGTAATTGAAATGAcgaaaaaaatcaacaaaatccGACTTGCACTCAATGAATCTtgtaattttcttttt
This window harbors:
- the RSP5 gene encoding NEDD4 E3 ubiquitin-protein ligase: MTRNTSTISVKVVAAESLYKRDVFRQPDPFAVITVDGSQTKTTKTAKKTLNPYWNETFNFQALEDSILVIQVFDQKKFKKKDQGFLGVVNIRIGDVINFGLNSSEETITRDLKKSMENVAISGKIIVVISHNSGSGSNSGNGNGHSSSRAASSSTASHSASNGRRSLPPASSTTTSTSSTVAVGGGGGGASTATNGTASATGTGTSNGHAHGSAPSAADPGSTATAAAHRQYSSFEDQYGRLPPGWERRTDNFGRTYYVDHNSRTTTWQRPALDQSETERGQQRQDTTEAERRQHRGRTLPGEQPSTPGGSSVTSGNVTVNATGANSPVNPAAAVSMAASGATTSGLGELPSGWEQRFTNEGRPYFVDHNTRTTTWVDPRRQQYIRTFGPNTTIQQQPVSQLGPLPSGWEMRLTNTARVYFVDHNTKTTTWDDPRLPSSLDQNVPQYKRDFRRKVIYFRSQPALRILPGQCHIKVRRDHIFEDSYQEIMRQTPEDLKKRLMIKFDGEEGLDYGGVSREFFFLLSHDMFNPFYCLFEYSSHDNYTLQINPNSGINPEHLNYFKFIGRVVGLGVFHRRFLDAFFVGALYKMMLHKKPMLQDMEGVDAEFYRSLKWILDNDITDILDLTFSTEEEKFGERVEVDLKPNGKDIEVTEDNKQEYVELITEWRISKRVEEQFRAFIDGFNELIPQDLVNVFDERELELLIGGLAEIDVEDWKKHTDYRGYQESDQVIQWFWKCINEWDSEQKARLLQFTTGTSRIPVNGFKDLQGSDGPRRFTIEKAGEPNQLPKSHTCFNRVDLPPYADYASLKQKLSLAVEETVGFGQE